In Staphylococcus saccharolyticus, one genomic interval encodes:
- the miaB gene encoding tRNA (N6-isopentenyl adenosine(37)-C2)-methylthiotransferase MiaB — protein sequence MNEEQRKAGTINILVERDRKAEKNYSQYFEQVYQRPSLKEAKKRGKQEVQYNRDFHIDEKYRGMGNGRTFLIKTYGCQMNAHDTEVMAGILKALGYSATTEINDADVILINTCAIRENAENKVFSEIGNLKHLKKERPDCLIGVCGCMSQEESVVNKILKSYQNVDMIFGTHNIYHLPEILEEAYLSKAMVVEVWSKEGNVIENLPKVREGNIKAWVNIMYGCDKFCTYCIVPFTRGKERSRRPEDIINEVKELAREGYQEITLLGQNVNSYGKDIAGLDYELGDLLQDISNIDIPRVRFTTSHPWDFTNRMIKVIAKGGNIVPYIHLPVQSGNNAVLKIMGRKYTRENYLDLVSRIKTAIPNIALTTDIIVGYPNETEEQFEETLTLYDEVQFEHAYTYLYSQRDGTPAAKMKDNVPLEVKKARLQRLNKKVGEYSQQAMSQYEGQIVTVLCEGTSKKDDTVLAGYTDKNKLVNFKGPKEMVGKLVDVKIDEAKQYSLNGTFVQEHQHAMVSN from the coding sequence GTGAATGAAGAACAAAGAAAAGCTGGAACGATAAATATTTTAGTTGAACGAGATCGTAAAGCTGAAAAAAATTATAGTCAATACTTTGAACAAGTTTATCAACGACCTAGTTTGAAAGAAGCTAAAAAACGAGGCAAACAAGAAGTTCAATATAATAGAGATTTTCATATTGATGAAAAATATAGAGGCATGGGTAACGGGCGCACTTTCTTAATTAAAACATATGGTTGCCAAATGAATGCACATGATACTGAAGTTATGGCGGGGATATTAAAAGCCTTAGGTTATAGTGCGACAACTGAAATTAATGACGCAGATGTTATTTTAATTAATACGTGTGCGATTAGAGAAAATGCTGAAAATAAAGTCTTTAGCGAAATAGGAAACTTAAAACATCTAAAAAAAGAACGTCCAGATTGCCTTATTGGGGTATGTGGCTGCATGTCTCAAGAAGAATCAGTTGTAAATAAAATTTTAAAGTCTTACCAAAATGTTGACATGATTTTCGGTACACATAACATCTATCATTTACCAGAAATATTAGAAGAAGCATATTTATCTAAAGCAATGGTAGTTGAAGTTTGGTCTAAAGAAGGCAATGTCATAGAAAATCTACCAAAAGTACGTGAAGGTAATATTAAAGCTTGGGTTAACATCATGTATGGTTGCGATAAGTTTTGTACTTATTGTATTGTTCCATTTACCAGAGGTAAAGAACGTAGTCGTCGCCCAGAAGATATCATTAATGAAGTAAAAGAACTAGCAAGAGAAGGATATCAAGAGATTACATTGCTAGGTCAAAACGTAAATTCTTATGGTAAAGACATTGCTGGACTAGATTATGAACTAGGCGATTTGTTGCAAGATATTTCTAATATCGATATACCTAGAGTCCGTTTTACTACAAGTCATCCATGGGATTTCACAAATCGCATGATTAAAGTAATAGCTAAAGGTGGAAATATTGTTCCATATATTCATTTACCAGTTCAATCAGGTAATAATGCAGTATTAAAAATTATGGGACGTAAATACACGAGAGAGAATTATCTTGATTTAGTTTCAAGAATCAAAACAGCGATTCCTAATATTGCACTAACAACTGATATTATTGTTGGGTACCCAAATGAAACTGAAGAACAATTCGAAGAAACACTTACGCTTTACGATGAAGTTCAATTTGAACATGCTTATACTTACTTATATTCACAAAGAGATGGTACTCCTGCAGCTAAAATGAAAGACAATGTGCCATTAGAAGTGAAAAAAGCTCGCTTACAACGCTTAAACAAAAAAGTTGGTGAGTATTCACAACAAGCTATGAGTCAGTATGAAGGACAAATTGTTACCGTTTTATGTGAAGGAACAAGTAAAAAAGATGATACTGTTCTAGCAGGATATACTGATAAAAATA